The following proteins are co-located in the Neodiprion virginianus isolate iyNeoVirg1 chromosome 6, iyNeoVirg1.1, whole genome shotgun sequence genome:
- the LOC124306946 gene encoding ras-like protein 1, with translation MTEYKLVVVGAGGVGKSALTIQLIQNHFVDEYDPTIEDSYRKQVVIDGETCLLDILDTAGQEEYSAMRDQYMRTGEGFLLVFAVNSAKSFEDIGTYREQIKRVKDAEEVPMVLVGNKCDLQSWAVNMTQAREVARQYGVPFVETSAKTRMGVDDAFYTLVREIRSDKEQRGKEKRKRMRARSSGRRRHRCCLL, from the exons ATGACGGAATACAAGCTAGTTGTTGTAGGGGCTGGAGGTGTTGGCAAGTCTGCGCTCACCATACAACTAATTCAGAACCACTTTGTAGATGAATATGATCCAACAATAGAAGACTCTTATAGAAAACAG gTTGTTATAGATGGGGAAACTTGTTTGCTGGATATTTTAGATACCGCTGGCCAAGAAGAGTATAGCGCAATGCGGGACCAATACATGCGAACTGGTGAAGGATTTCTACTAGTCTTTGCTGTTAATTCGGCAAAAAGTTTTGAA GACATTGGAACATACAGAGAACAGATAAAACGTGTCAAAGATGCCGAAGAGGTGCCAATGGTGTTGGTTGGGAATAAATGTGACCTTCAGTCATGGGCTGTAAATATGACGCAAGCGAGAGAAGTAGCTCGTCAGTATGGTGTACCATTCGTTGAAACTTCCGCAAAAACTAGAATGGGAGTAGACGACGCTTTCTATACTCTA GTTAGAGAAATCCGAAGTGATAAAGAACAAAGAGGcaaagaaaaacgaaagcGTATGAGAGCAAGAAGTTCTGGACGCCGAAGGCATCGCTGCTGTCTTCTGTAA